From Bradyrhizobium symbiodeficiens, the proteins below share one genomic window:
- a CDS encoding heparin lyase I family protein has protein sequence MPSPFNAILATTSFLAILLTASHPSRAEDALSSNWAAIANAKTPITIRGIPYVVESSGNDWSIRRAQAGAIDITRFEVRAGDSWDEDRASGENKERSELDGYKRRYNQGSDVWGSYSFLIEPGAEYQSDWTAISQMHGSKIRPFHIHFKAGRLIVFSEYSGSRAGAQTSVRYNGTLSRNEWHHLVFHLREGDTNGQLDIWLDGAKIVDFAGTIGAIGNQAYWKFGIYRGYGPIAAPLAIQFANMEVGTSDLTARVTAPLPTK, from the coding sequence ATGCCAAGCCCATTTAACGCCATCCTGGCGACGACATCATTTCTCGCGATCCTATTGACCGCGAGCCATCCGTCCCGGGCAGAAGATGCTCTGAGTTCGAATTGGGCAGCCATCGCGAACGCAAAGACGCCGATTACAATTAGGGGCATCCCTTACGTCGTGGAGTCCTCCGGCAATGACTGGAGCATCCGGAGGGCTCAGGCCGGCGCGATCGACATCACGCGCTTCGAAGTACGTGCAGGAGATTCATGGGACGAAGACCGCGCCTCCGGCGAAAACAAGGAGCGTTCCGAGCTGGACGGCTACAAGCGTCGCTACAACCAGGGATCTGACGTTTGGGGATCTTATTCTTTTCTCATCGAGCCGGGGGCCGAATATCAATCCGACTGGACGGCTATCAGCCAAATGCACGGCTCAAAGATCAGGCCGTTCCACATACATTTCAAAGCGGGCCGATTGATCGTCTTTAGCGAATATTCGGGGTCCCGCGCAGGTGCGCAAACAAGCGTCCGCTACAACGGGACGCTCAGCCGCAATGAATGGCACCACCTCGTATTCCATCTGCGCGAAGGTGACACCAATGGTCAGCTTGATATCTGGCTGGATGGAGCAAAGATCGTCGATTTCGCGGGGACGATAGGCGCCATCGGCAATCAAGCTTATTGGAAGTTTGGCATTTATCGCGGCTACGGCCCCATTGCGGCACCGCT
- a CDS encoding 4'-phosphopantetheinyl transferase family protein: MSQINFVSPISRVGALEPRTLLQAALGEIHVWRLEFSSLGSARAGWQVMSDEERARAERFRFLPDRERFCQSRFLLRVVLGEYLGLDPSKVPMIVDEHGKPSVDEMASPRGLQFNLTHSRSMALLALAIGQSIGIDVEDIGAVENTDVTTLAEGICTKHEREAIAKLEQEGRTRAFLRCWTRKEALLKAVGVGLLGRLDGFEVPLDCSKRWDIQWRPDSWSKESTYQMADLSFGNHLAAVAAPVISNSIQIFDLHGQETDPGSIAERPTTISRQRDDESNSGEAPSP; this comes from the coding sequence ATGTCACAAATCAACTTCGTATCGCCCATAAGTAGGGTTGGTGCGCTGGAACCCCGCACCTTGTTGCAAGCTGCACTTGGCGAAATTCACGTGTGGCGCCTGGAGTTCTCGTCCCTCGGATCGGCGCGAGCCGGCTGGCAAGTCATGAGCGACGAGGAGCGCGCGCGCGCCGAACGATTTCGCTTTTTGCCGGACCGCGAGCGATTTTGTCAGAGCAGGTTTTTGCTTCGAGTAGTACTGGGCGAATACCTCGGACTGGATCCAAGCAAAGTGCCCATGATTGTGGACGAACACGGCAAGCCGTCAGTGGACGAAATGGCCTCGCCGCGCGGCCTGCAGTTCAACCTAACCCATAGCCGCTCCATGGCTTTGCTTGCGCTCGCAATCGGTCAAAGCATCGGAATCGATGTCGAAGACATCGGCGCCGTCGAAAACACCGACGTAACCACATTAGCTGAAGGTATCTGCACCAAACACGAAAGGGAGGCTATCGCGAAGCTCGAGCAGGAGGGACGGACACGCGCCTTCCTTCGATGCTGGACGCGAAAGGAGGCTCTCCTGAAAGCGGTTGGAGTGGGGCTGCTTGGACGGCTGGATGGGTTCGAAGTGCCACTGGACTGCTCCAAGAGATGGGACATTCAATGGCGACCCGATAGTTGGTCAAAAGAGTCGACCTATCAAATGGCTGATCTGTCTTTCGGCAATCATCTCGCAGCGGTAGCTGCTCCGGTTATCTCGAATTCTATTCAGATATTCGATCTTCACGGACAAGAAACTGACCCAGGCTCGATAGCCGAACGACCGACGACAATCTCGCGCCAACGGGACGATGAATCGAACTCCGGAGAAGCTCCCTCGCCTTGA
- a CDS encoding cupin-like domain-containing protein encodes MVLDPPPLIDVDWTKFDPWTVTPVKHRLSDDHRFRIEELVKLAKRLESKGGIRAHTNAAEAGTSFSSAPDLHPVKDSLVATMEHIAAAKAWMSLLNVQTDPIYRELVDEVLDSVRPNVELKDPGMGYRGGWIFVSSPKTVTPFHIDKEHNFILQIQGQKTVYVWDPDELRVVSNKARDRFHSRHDRGLITWREEFRELAHCFKLNPGEGAYMPSTSPHLVEVGEEPSVTVSFTYYTDSTRRDSLIHKIRGRLAEFGINVPSSRSSGVFDEAIYLGARAARAATRAVYRARGQRVGEEQAMYARAGST; translated from the coding sequence ATGGTATTAGATCCCCCGCCCCTTATCGATGTGGACTGGACCAAGTTTGACCCGTGGACGGTAACGCCGGTCAAGCATCGCCTGTCGGACGATCATCGGTTCCGTATCGAAGAGTTGGTCAAACTCGCAAAGCGTCTTGAAAGCAAGGGCGGAATTCGAGCCCACACCAATGCAGCTGAGGCCGGAACGTCATTCTCCAGTGCTCCCGATTTGCATCCGGTGAAGGATAGTTTAGTCGCCACGATGGAGCATATTGCTGCGGCAAAGGCCTGGATGTCCTTGCTCAACGTTCAAACAGACCCCATCTATCGGGAACTCGTTGACGAGGTGCTGGATAGCGTCCGCCCTAATGTCGAACTCAAGGACCCCGGCATGGGGTATCGCGGCGGCTGGATCTTTGTGAGCTCGCCAAAAACGGTCACGCCGTTTCATATCGACAAGGAACATAATTTTATCTTGCAGATCCAGGGACAGAAGACGGTTTATGTCTGGGATCCCGACGAGCTAAGAGTGGTCAGCAATAAAGCCCGCGACCGCTTTCATTCCCGACATGATCGCGGATTGATTACCTGGCGGGAAGAGTTTCGCGAGTTAGCTCATTGCTTCAAGTTGAACCCTGGAGAGGGAGCTTACATGCCCTCCACCAGTCCCCACCTAGTCGAGGTCGGTGAGGAGCCCTCCGTTACGGTCAGCTTCACGTACTACACTGACAGCACCCGGCGCGACAGCCTGATCCATAAAATTCGAGGCCGCTTGGCGGAGTTCGGCATCAACGTGCCATCTTCACGAAGCTCTGGCGTCTTCGATGAGGCCATATATTTGGGGGCGCGCGCCGCTCGCGCGGCGACGCGCGCGGTCTACCGCGCCAGAGGACAAAGGGTCGGCGAGGAGCAAGCGATGTATGCTCGCGCCGGGAGCACGTAG
- a CDS encoding glycosyltransferase family 4 protein yields the protein MDRLTDLIVAKVDDGYSGRIEISRLVTRGPGRPVVAPFVFARALAQLWIARRRGEVDLLHINVAADKSAIRKAILARFARSLGVPYVVHLHGSRFQEFWPAAGPRVRKFVDRLFLESSAVIVLGTVWSELVRAHVPQVANRIVILPNATAPAAFMNEPAPHQGDVRISFLGELGKRKGTPQLIEALGRLDEGLDWTATIAGNGDVEETKLRAEQLGIAGRVNVPGWLDAEETCDVLRSSDIFVLPSFAENLPMSILEAFAYGLAVVATPVGAVADVIRDSSNGLLVPVGNVDALTSALRRLIVDRQFRNSLGAAAKIDHAAKYEIGAYVSRLSDIWQSASNRSG from the coding sequence ATGGATCGACTGACCGATTTGATTGTCGCGAAGGTCGACGACGGGTATTCCGGGCGCATTGAGATATCCAGGTTGGTTACACGGGGCCCAGGTCGCCCGGTTGTCGCGCCGTTCGTTTTCGCCCGGGCCCTGGCTCAGCTCTGGATCGCGAGACGGCGAGGTGAGGTCGACCTCCTGCATATCAACGTCGCCGCGGACAAGAGCGCCATCCGAAAGGCGATTTTGGCGCGGTTTGCGCGGAGCCTTGGCGTTCCATACGTTGTCCACCTCCACGGATCGCGCTTTCAGGAATTTTGGCCGGCGGCTGGGCCCCGCGTTCGGAAATTTGTTGACCGTCTTTTCCTGGAGAGTTCGGCTGTGATCGTTCTCGGGACGGTCTGGTCGGAGCTGGTCCGCGCCCATGTGCCGCAAGTCGCGAACCGGATCGTCATTCTTCCAAATGCCACGGCGCCAGCTGCGTTCATGAACGAGCCGGCCCCTCACCAAGGCGACGTTAGGATCTCGTTCCTTGGCGAGCTCGGAAAGCGCAAGGGCACTCCTCAACTTATCGAGGCGCTGGGGCGTCTGGATGAGGGGCTGGATTGGACAGCCACGATCGCCGGGAACGGCGATGTCGAGGAGACCAAGTTGCGCGCGGAACAGCTTGGCATAGCAGGTCGCGTGAACGTTCCTGGCTGGCTGGATGCCGAGGAGACCTGCGACGTGTTGCGAAGTTCCGACATTTTCGTTCTGCCGTCGTTTGCGGAGAATCTGCCGATGTCGATTCTCGAGGCCTTTGCCTACGGTCTCGCTGTCGTCGCCACGCCGGTCGGGGCGGTCGCCGATGTCATTCGCGATAGCTCGAACGGACTGCTTGTTCCCGTGGGAAATGTAGATGCTCTGACATCTGCGCTTCGCAGGCTGATTGTCGACAGACAGTTCCGCAATTCACTGGGAGCTGCGGCGAAAATCGACCACGCTGCAAAATATGAAATCGGGGCGTATGTCTCCAGATTGTCCGATATTTGGCAGAGCGCATCGAACCGATCCGGATAG
- a CDS encoding nucleotide sugar dehydrogenase, producing MRVSVFGLGYVGAVTSGCLTSFGNTVVGVDPAEAKIALINEGKSPVIEKGLGDAISKAVANGQLRATRDPRDAVLATDLSLICVGTPSKRNGDLDTSSLKFVCAEIGAALAEKQSHHSVIIRSTVLPGTIRSVVIPELEKASGKKAGVDFGVGSNPEFLREGTALEDFFAPPKTVIGVEDDRTASELEALYAAINAPLIRTSIEVAEMIKYSDNVWHAVKVAFANEIGVFCKSLSIDSHEVMDVFCRDTKLNLSSYYLKPGFSFGGSCLPKDVRALVHKARSLDLDLPLLGSVLPSNEKQTTRGFELIAQLGKRPVTILGMSFKAGTDDLRESPILEVVERLIGKGYDVRIFDRNISLSKLVGANKDYLLRMIPHVSSLLVESLDDALSHGEIIVVGNADPEFRTIGDRVRPDQFLVDLVRIKDHSQLKGNYHGISW from the coding sequence ATGCGAGTCAGCGTTTTCGGTTTAGGGTATGTCGGAGCTGTCACGTCCGGCTGTCTTACGTCATTCGGCAATACCGTCGTCGGGGTAGATCCCGCAGAGGCGAAAATTGCCTTGATCAATGAGGGCAAGTCGCCCGTCATCGAGAAGGGCCTTGGCGATGCGATTTCCAAGGCAGTTGCGAACGGTCAGCTTCGAGCGACACGCGACCCGCGGGATGCTGTTCTGGCGACCGATTTATCGTTGATCTGTGTCGGAACTCCGAGCAAGCGAAACGGTGATCTCGACACTTCGTCACTGAAGTTTGTTTGCGCCGAGATCGGTGCCGCCCTTGCCGAAAAGCAATCCCATCACTCGGTGATCATCCGCTCTACTGTGCTGCCGGGTACGATACGAAGTGTCGTGATTCCGGAGCTCGAGAAAGCCAGCGGGAAAAAGGCGGGCGTCGATTTCGGCGTTGGTTCGAACCCCGAGTTTCTTCGGGAAGGAACTGCGCTTGAAGATTTCTTTGCTCCGCCCAAGACTGTCATCGGCGTCGAGGATGATCGAACTGCAAGCGAGCTTGAGGCATTGTATGCTGCGATCAACGCGCCTCTGATCCGAACATCGATCGAAGTTGCGGAGATGATCAAGTACTCCGACAACGTTTGGCACGCGGTGAAAGTTGCGTTCGCGAACGAGATCGGTGTCTTCTGCAAGAGCCTTTCCATCGATAGTCACGAAGTCATGGACGTGTTCTGCAGGGACACCAAGCTGAACTTGTCCAGCTATTACCTGAAGCCGGGCTTTTCGTTTGGAGGCTCGTGCCTGCCGAAGGACGTTCGAGCGCTAGTTCACAAGGCCCGATCGCTGGACCTGGATCTGCCGCTGCTGGGGTCCGTGCTTCCTTCCAATGAGAAGCAGACGACGCGAGGCTTTGAGTTGATCGCGCAGTTGGGGAAGCGGCCCGTAACTATTCTCGGTATGAGCTTTAAGGCCGGCACGGATGACCTTCGTGAGAGCCCCATACTTGAAGTCGTCGAGCGCCTGATCGGAAAGGGATACGACGTACGCATTTTCGATCGCAACATCAGCCTTTCGAAGCTTGTGGGCGCGAACAAGGATTATCTGCTCCGCATGATACCGCACGTATCGTCATTACTCGTCGAATCCCTGGACGATGCGCTTTCACACGGCGAAATCATCGTCGTCGGCAACGCAGATCCGGAATTTCGGACAATAGGTGATCGCGTGCGACCCGATCAGTTTTTGGTCGATCTGGTCCGCATAAAGGATCACTCTCAATTGAAAGGGAATTACCATGGTATTAGCTGGTGA